The following are from one region of the Knoellia sp. p5-6-4 genome:
- a CDS encoding bifunctional [glutamine synthetase] adenylyltransferase/[glutamine synthetase]-adenylyl-L-tyrosine phosphorylase has translation MSSRQPSRAATLARLGFAEAARAEQLLADPALGGLVDPLDDIFSDGLPDALGGTSDPDLALLSLVRLMEAVRADEPRRRDVDAGPEASLSGLIAALRHRGPERDRLLAVLGASTALADHLVAHPEHWRDVTEAQPRTVAQRVQHLTEAVRAHGEATAYDALRVGYRRELLGIAALDLTSEGPAQTLPETAAALADLAEAALEAALVIARAELGAQADACRLAVIGMGKTGGRELNYVSDVDVIFVAEPADGADETTALAAATALATHLMRACSTSTAAGVLWPVDAALRPEGKQGPLVRTVASHRAYYERWAKTWEFQALLKARPVAGDRALGEEYLEAVSPLVWQAASRENFVEDVQAMRRRVEQHVPAAEAERQLKLGPGGLRDVEFSVQLLQLVHGRADDSLRSGTTLEALGALARGGYVGRDDAAALDESYRFLRTLEHRIQLHRLRRTHLMPTAEADLRRLGRGLGYRREAQSEVVARWQQQAREVRRIHERLFYRPLLAAVARLSTSEARLAPEAARERLAALGFRDSAGAMRHLEALTAGVSRRAAIQRTLLPVMLGWFADEADPDGGLLAFRKVSDDLGSTHWYLRLLRDEGSAAERLAHTLARSRYAADLLMGAPEAVSILGESGGLAPLAREDLLLRMAAAAGRKGDPERAVHAARSVRRHELFRIAVADLTGQLDLEGVGRALSDVTSALVETSLDVAQRVVAERSDGRLVTSVLVVGMGRLGGAETGYGSDADVMFVHQPCDGTSEAEAQDQALEVVQELRRLLGSQGPDPQLGLDADLRPEGKNGPLVRSLDSYRAYYERWSLTWESQALLRARPIAGDPELGRRFVELIDPLRWPEDGLGPREVREIRRLKARMEAERLPRGADPKTHFKLGRGGLSDVEWTVQLLQMCHAHHVPGLRTTSTLGALAAAVDAELIDASHADDLRAAWTLASRMRNASVLFRGRPVEGVPSDLRVADGVSRIMGMEPGSGGELAETYRRVARRARAVVEVDFYEAR, from the coding sequence GTGAGCTCCCGCCAGCCCTCCCGAGCCGCCACCTTGGCGCGACTGGGTTTCGCGGAGGCGGCTCGTGCCGAGCAGCTCCTCGCGGACCCCGCGCTGGGCGGGCTCGTCGACCCGCTCGACGACATTTTCAGCGACGGGCTGCCCGACGCCCTGGGCGGCACCTCCGACCCCGACCTCGCGCTGCTCAGCCTGGTGCGGCTCATGGAGGCGGTGCGGGCCGACGAACCCCGCCGTCGTGACGTCGACGCCGGCCCGGAGGCCTCGCTCTCGGGGCTCATCGCCGCCCTGCGCCACCGCGGGCCCGAGCGCGACCGGCTGCTCGCGGTGCTCGGCGCCTCCACAGCGTTGGCCGACCACCTCGTCGCCCACCCCGAGCACTGGCGGGACGTCACCGAGGCGCAGCCGCGCACGGTCGCCCAACGCGTGCAGCACCTCACCGAGGCGGTGCGCGCCCACGGCGAGGCCACGGCATACGACGCCCTGCGCGTGGGCTATCGACGCGAGCTGCTCGGCATCGCCGCCCTCGACCTGACGTCGGAGGGGCCGGCGCAGACCCTGCCGGAGACGGCCGCGGCCCTGGCCGACCTCGCCGAGGCCGCCCTGGAGGCGGCGCTCGTCATCGCCCGGGCGGAGCTGGGCGCGCAGGCCGACGCCTGCCGGCTCGCGGTCATCGGCATGGGCAAGACGGGTGGTCGCGAGCTCAACTACGTCAGCGACGTCGACGTCATCTTCGTGGCCGAACCGGCCGACGGCGCTGACGAGACCACCGCCCTGGCTGCGGCGACCGCGCTGGCGACGCACCTCATGCGGGCCTGCTCCACCTCGACCGCCGCGGGCGTGCTCTGGCCCGTCGACGCCGCGCTGCGCCCCGAGGGCAAGCAGGGCCCCCTGGTCCGGACCGTCGCCAGCCACCGCGCGTACTACGAGCGGTGGGCCAAGACCTGGGAGTTCCAGGCACTGCTCAAGGCCCGCCCCGTGGCCGGCGACCGCGCGCTCGGCGAGGAGTACCTCGAGGCCGTCAGCCCGCTCGTCTGGCAGGCCGCCTCGCGGGAGAACTTCGTCGAGGACGTGCAGGCGATGCGCCGCCGGGTCGAGCAGCACGTGCCGGCCGCAGAGGCCGAGCGGCAGCTGAAGCTGGGCCCCGGCGGGCTGCGCGACGTCGAGTTCAGCGTGCAGCTGCTCCAGCTGGTGCACGGCAGGGCCGATGACTCGCTGCGCTCGGGCACCACCCTCGAGGCGCTCGGGGCCCTGGCCCGCGGCGGCTACGTCGGCCGCGACGACGCGGCGGCGCTCGACGAGAGCTACCGCTTCCTGCGCACCCTCGAGCACCGCATCCAGCTCCACCGGCTCCGGCGTACCCACCTGATGCCGACGGCCGAGGCCGACCTGCGCCGCCTGGGACGGGGCCTGGGCTACCGCCGGGAGGCACAGTCCGAGGTGGTGGCCCGGTGGCAGCAGCAGGCCCGGGAGGTCCGCCGGATCCACGAACGGCTGTTCTACCGGCCGCTGCTCGCTGCCGTGGCGCGGCTGAGCACCTCCGAGGCCCGCCTGGCGCCGGAGGCGGCGCGCGAGCGGCTGGCGGCGCTCGGCTTCCGCGACTCGGCCGGGGCCATGCGCCACCTCGAGGCGCTGACGGCGGGGGTGAGCCGCCGGGCGGCGATCCAGCGGACGCTCCTGCCGGTGATGCTCGGCTGGTTCGCCGACGAGGCCGACCCCGACGGCGGCCTGCTCGCGTTCCGCAAGGTGAGCGACGACCTCGGCTCCACGCACTGGTACCTGCGCCTCCTGCGCGACGAGGGCTCGGCCGCAGAACGCCTGGCCCACACTCTCGCCCGCAGCCGCTACGCCGCGGACCTGCTCATGGGCGCCCCGGAGGCCGTCTCGATCCTGGGGGAGAGCGGCGGGCTCGCCCCGCTGGCGCGAGAGGACCTGCTGCTCCGCATGGCGGCGGCCGCCGGGCGCAAGGGCGACCCCGAGCGCGCGGTGCACGCGGCCCGCAGCGTGCGCCGGCACGAGCTCTTCCGGATCGCGGTGGCCGACCTGACCGGCCAGCTCGACCTCGAGGGCGTCGGGCGGGCCCTGAGCGACGTGACGTCGGCGCTGGTCGAGACGAGCCTCGACGTGGCCCAGCGCGTCGTCGCCGAACGCAGCGACGGCCGGCTCGTCACATCCGTGCTCGTCGTCGGGATGGGCCGGCTCGGCGGGGCCGAGACCGGCTACGGCAGCGACGCCGACGTCATGTTCGTCCACCAGCCGTGCGACGGCACCTCCGAGGCCGAGGCGCAGGACCAGGCACTGGAGGTGGTGCAGGAGCTGCGCCGCCTGCTCGGCAGCCAGGGCCCGGACCCGCAGCTCGGCCTCGACGCCGACCTGCGCCCGGAGGGCAAGAACGGCCCGCTGGTGCGCAGCCTCGACAGCTACCGCGCCTACTACGAGCGCTGGTCCCTGACCTGGGAGTCACAGGCGTTGCTGCGGGCCCGTCCGATCGCCGGCGACCCCGAGCTCGGGCGGCGGTTCGTGGAGCTCATCGACCCGCTGCGCTGGCCCGAAGACGGCCTCGGCCCCCGGGAGGTGCGCGAGATCCGGCGGCTCAAGGCTCGCATGGAGGCCGAGCGGCTGCCCCGCGGCGCCGACCCCAAGACGCACTTCAAGCTGGGCAGGGGCGGGCTGAGCGACGTGGAGTGGACGGTGCAGCTGCTCCAGATGTGCCACGCGCACCACGTGCCGGGACTGCGGACGACCTCGACGCTCGGGGCGCTGGCGGCCGCGGTCGACGCGGAGCTCATCGACGCGTCCCACGCCGACGACCTGCGCGCGGCGTGGACGCTCGCCTCCCGCATGCGCAACGCGTCCGTCCTGTTCCGCGGCCGTCCGGTCGAGGGCGTGCCGTCCGACCTGCGGGTCGCCGACGGCGTCAGCCGGATCATGGGGATGGAGCCGGGCAGCGGCGGCGAGCTCGCCGAGACCTACCGGCGGGTCGCGCGACGCGCCAGGGCAGTTGTCGAAGTCGACTTTTACGAGGCCCGTTAG
- a CDS encoding glutamine synthetase family protein yields MDRQQEFVLRTIEERDIRFVRLWFTDVLGTLKSVAVAPAELEGAFAEGIGFDGSAIEGFARVYEADMLAKPDPSTFQVLPWRGESPGTARMFCDITLPDGTPSWADPRHVLQRALGRAADLGFTFYTHPEIEFFLLKQGFRAGEQPDPVDQAGYFDHVPHGTGHDFRRAAITMLESMGISVEFSHHEGAPGQNEIDLRYADALSTADNIMTFRTVIKEVALEQGIFASFMPKPFSDYPGSGMHTHMSLFDGESNAFYEAGAPYQLSKVGRQFIAGLLRHGAEITAVTNQWVNSYKRLWGGGEAPAHLTWGHNNRSAMVRVPMYKPAKGQSSRVELRTLDSACNPYLAFAVILAAGLKGIEEDYDLPPETEDDVWGLTGSERRAMGIEPLPSTLHEAIGVMEKSELVADTLGEHVFDFFLRNKRAEWDDYRGEITPFELKRYLPGL; encoded by the coding sequence ATGGATCGTCAGCAGGAGTTCGTCCTCCGCACCATCGAGGAGCGCGACATCCGCTTCGTGCGGCTGTGGTTCACCGACGTGCTCGGGACACTCAAGTCCGTGGCGGTGGCCCCCGCCGAGCTCGAGGGCGCCTTCGCGGAGGGCATCGGCTTCGACGGCTCGGCGATCGAGGGCTTCGCCCGGGTCTACGAGGCCGACATGCTGGCGAAGCCGGATCCGTCCACGTTCCAGGTGCTGCCCTGGCGTGGTGAGAGCCCCGGCACGGCACGGATGTTCTGCGACATCACGCTCCCGGACGGCACCCCGAGCTGGGCCGACCCCCGCCACGTGCTGCAGCGGGCGCTGGGCCGGGCCGCCGACCTGGGGTTCACCTTCTACACCCACCCGGAGATCGAGTTCTTCCTCCTCAAGCAGGGGTTCAGGGCGGGTGAGCAGCCCGACCCCGTCGACCAGGCCGGTTACTTCGACCACGTCCCGCACGGCACGGGCCACGACTTCCGCCGCGCCGCGATCACGATGCTGGAGTCCATGGGCATCTCGGTGGAGTTCAGCCACCACGAGGGCGCGCCGGGCCAGAACGAGATCGACCTGCGCTACGCGGACGCGCTCTCGACGGCCGACAACATCATGACCTTCCGGACGGTCATCAAGGAGGTGGCGCTCGAGCAGGGCATCTTCGCCTCCTTCATGCCCAAGCCGTTCTCCGACTACCCGGGGTCGGGCATGCACACCCACATGTCGCTCTTCGACGGCGAGAGCAACGCCTTCTACGAGGCCGGTGCGCCCTACCAGCTCTCCAAGGTGGGACGGCAGTTCATCGCAGGCCTGCTGCGCCACGGGGCCGAGATCACGGCCGTCACCAACCAGTGGGTGAACTCGTACAAGCGCCTCTGGGGCGGCGGTGAGGCCCCGGCGCACCTGACGTGGGGGCACAACAACCGCAGCGCCATGGTGCGTGTGCCCATGTACAAGCCGGCCAAGGGACAGAGCAGCCGCGTCGAGCTGCGCACCCTCGACTCGGCGTGCAACCCCTACCTCGCCTTCGCCGTGATCCTCGCCGCCGGGCTCAAGGGCATCGAGGAGGACTACGACCTCCCCCCGGAGACCGAGGACGACGTGTGGGGCCTGACCGGCTCGGAGCGCCGGGCCATGGGCATCGAGCCGCTGCCCTCCACGCTGCACGAGGCGATCGGCGTGATGGAGAAGAGCGAGCTCGTGGCCGACACCCTCGGCGAGCACGTCTTCGACTTCTTCCTGCGCAACAAGCGCGCCGAGTGGGACGACTACCGCGGCGAGATCACGCCGTTCGAGCTCAAGCGCTACCTGCCCGGCCTCTGA